The following coding sequences lie in one Xyrauchen texanus isolate HMW12.3.18 chromosome 25, RBS_HiC_50CHRs, whole genome shotgun sequence genomic window:
- the plagx gene encoding pleiomorphic adenoma gene X yields MFHGKEQLNIHLQTHDPNKQELRCEECGKHYNTRLGLKRHVATHATSVTGDLTCKVCRQVYESMSALLEHLSTHTGRPPPGTVVRERKHQCERCGRRFFTRKDVRRHAVVHTGRRDFLCPRCAQRFGRRDHLTRHLKKSHAQELETLNSMPIKEEPSPTMCSVGSPKDATEAFSMGMFNPQGLPSASISGVNHNHSVVSGPLSNPMGVGCYLDPSKPQPQQYQQAHRYQPSSTTSYLKVEMENFLTELQCGPMPPQAAVATTVARPGDLLPECLAGQSAHFTLRNSAFTSAEPPSNSANMDLSHLLGFLPFGLPPYSTPLNSGSLVMGYSTPTTAASPSPTSQLSGPFTSFQPQSLHEPQASGHLNQLSGFSPTLPRFHQAFQQ; encoded by the coding sequence ATGTTCCATGGCAAAGAGCAGTTAAACATCCACCTCCAGACCCACGACCCCAACAAACAAGAACTGCGGTGTGAAGAATGTGGCAAGCATTACAACACTCGCCTCGGTCTTAAACGTCACGTGGCCACACATGCCACCTCTGTCACTGGTGACCTCACCTGTAAGGTTTGTCGTCAGGTGTATGAGAGCATGTCAGCATTGCTAGAGCACCTAAGTACGCACACTGGCCGACCTCCTCCAGGGACTGTGGTTCGGGAAAGAAAGCACCAATGTGAACGCTGCGGCCGTCGCTTTTTTACTCGCAAGGATGTCAGGCGCCATGCGGTGGTGCATACAGGTAGACGAGACTTCTTGTGTCCACGTTGCGCCCAACGTTTTGGCCGGCGCGACCACCTCACCCGGCACCTGAAGAAAAGCCATGCGCAGGAGCTGGAGACCCTGAACTCGATGCCTATTAAAGAAGAGCCCAGTCCCACAATGTGCTCTGTTGGATCTCCAAAGGATGCAACAGAGGCTTTTTCAATGGGCATGTTCAACCCACAAGGCCTGCCTAGTGCATCTATATCAGGGGTCAATCATAATCATTCAGTGGTTTCTGGCCCCCTGTCCAACCCCATGGGGGTAGGCTGCTACCTTGATCCGAGCAAGCCTCAACCGCAGCAGTACCAACAGGCTCATAGATATCAGCCTAGTTCCACTACCTCATATCTGAAAGTAGAGATGGAGAACTTCCTGACCGAACTCCAGTGTGGGCCTATGCCACCGCAAGCTGCTGTGGCGACCACAGTCGCTCGGCCAGGCGACCTCCTCCCTGAATGCCTTGCAGGTCAGAGTGCCCATTTCACCCTCAGGAACTCAGCGTTCACCTCAGCTGAGCCCCCTTCCAACTCAGCCAACATGGACCTTTCACATCTGCTGGGGTTCCTGCCATTCGGCCTGCCTCCTTACAGCACTCCCTTGAATTCTGGAAGCCTCGTGATGGGATACTCCACCCCCACCACTGCTGCATCCCCAAGCCCTACCTCTCAGCTCTCTGGGCCATTTACCTCATTTCAGCCACAGTCACTGCATGAGCCTCAGGCTTCAGGGCACTTAAACCAGCTCTCTGGTTTCTCTCCAACTCTACCTCGATTCCATCAGGCTTTCCAACAGTGA
- the tpx2 gene encoding targeting protein for Xklp2 isoform X1, with protein sequence MEGGSADAYTWDAPSHVIESIDDFALDTQDNADQWFDLMAAPKNGTMEQLTTPLRTTKPFDGTHNTNRPKALVSPMVKQDETTKSDVTEGTSTMGSTNIVTSWGNGKTTAAPGQGQKSAPAQPRRVSKRPMPKNDNPTAPSTPPIVKKRRSSTSRSARHSGAGVRSSIRLKNKSSFASKTSAAASDTASAANTTHQRSTEQQELERIEALQKEVAERRRKNEASYRAALAGCQPPKRQVLSTTIPKEFNFRSDSRMKNHSDAASTEDHMYKEMDFTSQLRKHPASPLKAPKGTTIPKPFNLSRGKRKLEETGAYMPMAQQIELFQKRTPTRYHLRSRQSQERGPSPLKTLKPKITHPKTPQLMTRQRSRPTLMKSTAEIEAEEAEKLQQFKFKALELNRKILEGALVPKKPAVKEATRPEGFQLEIEKRLQERQASKIQEEPEDHTFHSRPLPTRILEEIVGVPEKKVLNPTVPESPAFALKNRVRVEKKQEEEKPPAPIKALAVPHYLPFQPKPPAKSQVEMCPFSFEERERERRALKEKKLEELRNEEVPKFKAQPLPDFHEVHLPEKKVLEPTKLAPFKLMIDERGAAKGERWEQMMKEELKQQAEAACFKARPNTVTHKEPFQPKKENRSILANTTNSTVPEGFQLLTERRAKERLEYEKEASEKEALKAHMEEERAREQEEQEKEEIAKLRQEQVHKAQPIRRYKPVELKKSDVSLTVPQSPNFSDRFRM encoded by the exons ATGGAAGGGGGCTCTGCTGATGCGTATACATGGGATGCCCCTTCTCATGTTATAGAATCTATTGATGACTTTGCCTTGGACACTCAAGATAATGCTGATCAGTGGTTTG ATTTAATGGCAGCTCCTAAAAATGGTACTATGGAACAGCTCACCACCCCTTTACGGACCACAAAGCCTTTTGATGGAACCCATAACACCAACAGACCCAAAGCTTTGGTATCTCCTATGGTCAAACAAGATGAGACCACAAAATCAG ATGTTACAGAAGGCACCTCTACAATGGGCTCAACGAACATTGTCACATCATGGGGAAACGGCAAAACTACTGCTGCTCCTGGTCAGGGCCAGAAGTCAGCTCCCGCTCAACCCCGCAG AGTTTCAAAAAGGCCaatgcccaaaaatgacaatcCTACAGCTCCTTCAACACCACCTATTGTCAAGAAAAGGAG GAGCTCAACATCCAGGTCTGCTCGACACAGTGGTGCTGGTGTAAGGAGTAGTATCAGGCTGAAGAACAAATCATCCTTTGCCTCAAAGACTTCTGCTGCTGCCTCGGATACTGCCTCTGCTGCCAACACTACACA CCAGAGAAGCACAGAGCAACAGGAGTTGGAGCGCATTGAGGCTCTGCAGAAAGAAGTGGCCGAACGGCGCCGTAAGAATGAGGCCAGCTATAGGGCTGCACTGGCAGGCT GTCAGCCTCCTAAAAGGCAAGTGCTGTCCACCACTATTCCCAAAGAGTTTAACTTCCGTTCAGACAGCAGGATGAAGAACCATTCAGATGCTGCCTCTACAGAGGACCACATGTATAAGGAGATGGACTTTACCTCTCAGCTCCGCAAGCACCCAGCTTCCCCT tTGAAAGCTCCAAAGGGAACAACAATCCCCAAACCCTTCAACCTCTCCAGAGGGAAGAGGAAACTAGAGGAGACTGGAGCCTACATGCCAATGGCCCAACAGATTGAGCTGTTCCAGAAACGCACACCAACCCGCTATCACTTGCGTAGCCGGCAGAGCCAGGAGAGAG GACCATCACCGCTGAAGACTTTGAAGCCAAAGATCACACACCCTAAAACTCCACAGTTGATGACCCGGCAGAGGAGCCGACCCACACTGATGAAGAGCACGGCAGAGATTGAGGCTGAGGAAGCAGAAAAACTTCAGCA GTTTAAGTTCAAAGCTCTAGAACTCAACCGAAAGATTCTAGAAGGGGCTCTGGTTCCCAAGAAGCCAGCAGTTAAGGAAGCTACCCGCCCAGAGGGCTTCCAGCTGGAGATTGAGAAGCGACTTCAAGAGAGACAGGCCAGCAAAATACAAGAAGAACCAGAGGACCACACGTTTCATTCTAGACCCTTACCCACACGAATTTTGGAGGAAATTGTG GGAGTCCCAGAGAAGAAAGTGCTAAATCCAACTGTGCCAGAATCACCTGCATTTGCTCTTAAAAACCGTGTGAGAGTGGAAAAGAAACAGGAAGAG GAAAAGCCTCCTGCTCCGATTAAAGCACTTGCTGTGCCTCACTACCTGCCCTTCCAGCCCAAACCTCCAGCAAAAAGCCAGGTAGAAATGTGCCCTTTCTCATTTGAGGAACGTGAGCGTGAACGGAGGGCATTAAAGGAGAAGAAACTGGAGGAACTCAGAAATGAAGAG GTGCCAAAGTTCAAGGCACAACCTCTTCCTGATTTCCATGAAGTGCACCTACCTGAGAAAAAAGTCTTGGAGCCAACCAAACTTGCTCCATTCAAACTGATGATTGATGAACGTGGTGCAGCAAAGGGTGAACGCTGGGAACAGATG ATGaaagaagaattgaaacaacaggCTGAAGCAGCATGTTTTAAGGCACGACCAAACACCGTAACTCATAAGGAACCTTTCCAACCAAAGAAAGAGAATCGCTCCATCCTTG CCAATACTACTAATTCTACAGTTCCGGAGGGCTTCCAGTTGCTGACAGAGCGGCGTGCTAAGGAGCGTCTGGAGTACGAGAAAGAGGCTAGTGAGAAGGAAGCGCTGAAGGCTCACATGGAAGAAGAGCGGGCTAGAGAACAAGAAGAGCAAGAAAAGGAGGAGATTGCAAAGCTACGACAGGAACAG GTGCACAAAGCCCAGCCAATCAGACGCTACAAGCCAGTGGAGTTGAAAAAGAGTGACGTGTCCCTCACAGTACCGCAGTCTCCAAACTTTTCAGACCGGTTCCGCATGTAA
- the trappc6b gene encoding trafficking protein particle complex subunit 6b, whose translation MADEALFQFLHSEIIQYVNSVETGESENGRCVSKLENMGFRVGQGLIERFTKDTPRFKDELDFMKFICKDFWTSVFKKQIDNLRTNHQGIYVLQDNKFRLLAQLSAGKQYLEHAPKFLAFTCGLVRGALSNLGVKSIVTAEVSVMPACKFQVMIQKM comes from the exons ATGGCAGACGAGGCTCTTTTTCAGTTCCTGCACAGTGAAATTATTCAATATGTCAACAGTGTAGAAACCGGGGAATCG GAGAATGGACGATGTGTTTCTAAACTTGAGAACATGGGGTTTCGTGTGGGACAAGGACTTATTGAGAG GTTTACCAAAGACACACCACGTTTCAAAGATGAGCTTGATTTCATGAAGTTCATCTGCAAAGATTTCTGGACCAGTGTTTTTAAGAAGCAGATTGACAACCTGCGAACCAACCACCAG GGTATTTATGTGCTACAAGACAACAAGTTTCGCCTGCTGGCCCAACTATCTGCTGGTAAACAGTATCTGGAACATGCGCCGAAG TTTTTGGCCTTCACCTGTGGCCTGGTCCGAGGAGCGCTTTCAAATCTCGGTGTGAAAAGTATAGTCACTGCGGAAGTGTCAGTCATGCCAGCCT GTAAATTCCAGGTGATGATCCAGAAGATGTGA
- the tpx2 gene encoding targeting protein for Xklp2 isoform X2, translating to MEGGSADAYTWDAPSHVIESIDDFALDTQDNADQWFDLMAAPKNGTMEQLTTPLRTTKPFDGTHNTNRPKALVSPMVKQDETTKSDVTEGTSTMGSTNIVTSWGNGKTTAAPGQGQKSAPAQPRRVSKRPMPKNDNPTAPSTPPIVKKRRSSTSRSARHSGAGVRSSIRLKNKSSFASKTSAAASDTASAANTTHQRSTEQQELERIEALQKEVAERRRKNEASYRAALAGCQPPKRQVLSTTIPKEFNFRSDSRMKNHSDAASTEDHMYKEMDFTSQLRKHPASPLKAPKGTTIPKPFNLSRGKRKLEETGAYMPMAQQIELFQKRTPTRYHLRSRQSQERGPSPLKTLKPKITHPKTPQLMTRQRSRPTLMKSTAEIEAEEAEKLQQFKFKALELNRKILEGALVPKKPAVKEATRPEGFQLEIEKRLQERQASKIQEEPEDHTFHSRPLPTRILEEIVGVPEKKVLNPTVPESPAFALKNRVRVEKKQEEEKPPAPIKALAVPHYLPFQPKPPAKSQVEMCPFSFEERERERRALKEKKLEELRNEEVPKFKAQPLPDFHEVHLPEKKVLEPTKLAPFKLMIDERGAAKGERWEQMMKEELKQQAEAACFKARPNTVTHKEPFQPKKENRSILVPEGFQLLTERRAKERLEYEKEASEKEALKAHMEEERAREQEEQEKEEIAKLRQEQVHKAQPIRRYKPVELKKSDVSLTVPQSPNFSDRFRM from the exons ATGGAAGGGGGCTCTGCTGATGCGTATACATGGGATGCCCCTTCTCATGTTATAGAATCTATTGATGACTTTGCCTTGGACACTCAAGATAATGCTGATCAGTGGTTTG ATTTAATGGCAGCTCCTAAAAATGGTACTATGGAACAGCTCACCACCCCTTTACGGACCACAAAGCCTTTTGATGGAACCCATAACACCAACAGACCCAAAGCTTTGGTATCTCCTATGGTCAAACAAGATGAGACCACAAAATCAG ATGTTACAGAAGGCACCTCTACAATGGGCTCAACGAACATTGTCACATCATGGGGAAACGGCAAAACTACTGCTGCTCCTGGTCAGGGCCAGAAGTCAGCTCCCGCTCAACCCCGCAG AGTTTCAAAAAGGCCaatgcccaaaaatgacaatcCTACAGCTCCTTCAACACCACCTATTGTCAAGAAAAGGAG GAGCTCAACATCCAGGTCTGCTCGACACAGTGGTGCTGGTGTAAGGAGTAGTATCAGGCTGAAGAACAAATCATCCTTTGCCTCAAAGACTTCTGCTGCTGCCTCGGATACTGCCTCTGCTGCCAACACTACACA CCAGAGAAGCACAGAGCAACAGGAGTTGGAGCGCATTGAGGCTCTGCAGAAAGAAGTGGCCGAACGGCGCCGTAAGAATGAGGCCAGCTATAGGGCTGCACTGGCAGGCT GTCAGCCTCCTAAAAGGCAAGTGCTGTCCACCACTATTCCCAAAGAGTTTAACTTCCGTTCAGACAGCAGGATGAAGAACCATTCAGATGCTGCCTCTACAGAGGACCACATGTATAAGGAGATGGACTTTACCTCTCAGCTCCGCAAGCACCCAGCTTCCCCT tTGAAAGCTCCAAAGGGAACAACAATCCCCAAACCCTTCAACCTCTCCAGAGGGAAGAGGAAACTAGAGGAGACTGGAGCCTACATGCCAATGGCCCAACAGATTGAGCTGTTCCAGAAACGCACACCAACCCGCTATCACTTGCGTAGCCGGCAGAGCCAGGAGAGAG GACCATCACCGCTGAAGACTTTGAAGCCAAAGATCACACACCCTAAAACTCCACAGTTGATGACCCGGCAGAGGAGCCGACCCACACTGATGAAGAGCACGGCAGAGATTGAGGCTGAGGAAGCAGAAAAACTTCAGCA GTTTAAGTTCAAAGCTCTAGAACTCAACCGAAAGATTCTAGAAGGGGCTCTGGTTCCCAAGAAGCCAGCAGTTAAGGAAGCTACCCGCCCAGAGGGCTTCCAGCTGGAGATTGAGAAGCGACTTCAAGAGAGACAGGCCAGCAAAATACAAGAAGAACCAGAGGACCACACGTTTCATTCTAGACCCTTACCCACACGAATTTTGGAGGAAATTGTG GGAGTCCCAGAGAAGAAAGTGCTAAATCCAACTGTGCCAGAATCACCTGCATTTGCTCTTAAAAACCGTGTGAGAGTGGAAAAGAAACAGGAAGAG GAAAAGCCTCCTGCTCCGATTAAAGCACTTGCTGTGCCTCACTACCTGCCCTTCCAGCCCAAACCTCCAGCAAAAAGCCAGGTAGAAATGTGCCCTTTCTCATTTGAGGAACGTGAGCGTGAACGGAGGGCATTAAAGGAGAAGAAACTGGAGGAACTCAGAAATGAAGAG GTGCCAAAGTTCAAGGCACAACCTCTTCCTGATTTCCATGAAGTGCACCTACCTGAGAAAAAAGTCTTGGAGCCAACCAAACTTGCTCCATTCAAACTGATGATTGATGAACGTGGTGCAGCAAAGGGTGAACGCTGGGAACAGATG ATGaaagaagaattgaaacaacaggCTGAAGCAGCATGTTTTAAGGCACGACCAAACACCGTAACTCATAAGGAACCTTTCCAACCAAAGAAAGAGAATCGCTCCATCCTTG TTCCGGAGGGCTTCCAGTTGCTGACAGAGCGGCGTGCTAAGGAGCGTCTGGAGTACGAGAAAGAGGCTAGTGAGAAGGAAGCGCTGAAGGCTCACATGGAAGAAGAGCGGGCTAGAGAACAAGAAGAGCAAGAAAAGGAGGAGATTGCAAAGCTACGACAGGAACAG GTGCACAAAGCCCAGCCAATCAGACGCTACAAGCCAGTGGAGTTGAAAAAGAGTGACGTGTCCCTCACAGTACCGCAGTCTCCAAACTTTTCAGACCGGTTCCGCATGTAA